The Salmonella enterica subsp. houtenae serovar Houten genome has a segment encoding these proteins:
- the nupC gene encoding nucleoside permease NupC produces MDRVLHFVLALAVVAALALLVSSDRKKIRIRYVIQLLVIELLLAWFFLNSDVGLGFVKGFSEMFEKLLGFANEGTNFVFGSMNDQGLAFFFLKVLCPIVFISALIGILQHIRVLPVVIRAIGFLLSKVNGMGKLESFNAVSSLILGQSENFIAYKDILGKMSRNRMYTMAATAMSTVSMSIVGAYMTMLDPKYVVAALVLNMFSTFIVLSLINPYRVDASEENIQMSNLHEGQSFFEMLGEYILAGFKVAIIVAAMLIGFIALIAALNALFATVTGWFGYSISFQGILGYIFYPVAWVMGVPSSEALQVGSIMATKLVSNEFVAMMDLQKIASTLSPRAEGIISVFLVSFANFSSIGIIAGAIKGLNEEQGNVVSRFGLKLVYGSTLVSVLSASIAALVL; encoded by the coding sequence ATGGACCGCGTCCTTCATTTTGTCCTGGCGCTTGCCGTTGTTGCGGCACTCGCGCTGCTGGTTAGCAGCGACCGTAAAAAAATTCGCATTCGTTACGTCATTCAGTTACTTGTTATCGAATTGTTACTGGCCTGGTTCTTCCTGAACTCTGATGTTGGCCTTGGCTTCGTCAAAGGTTTCTCCGAGATGTTTGAAAAACTGCTCGGATTCGCCAACGAAGGGACAAACTTCGTCTTCGGCAGTATGAACGATCAAGGTTTGGCGTTCTTCTTCCTGAAAGTATTGTGCCCGATCGTCTTTATTTCCGCGTTGATCGGTATTCTCCAGCATATCCGCGTTCTGCCAGTGGTCATCCGCGCGATTGGTTTCCTGCTGTCCAAAGTAAACGGTATGGGCAAACTGGAGTCTTTTAACGCCGTCAGCTCGCTGATCCTGGGCCAGTCTGAGAACTTTATCGCTTATAAAGATATCCTCGGCAAAATGTCCCGTAACCGCATGTACACCATGGCGGCGACCGCAATGTCTACCGTTTCCATGTCTATCGTGGGCGCATATATGACGATGCTGGACCCTAAATATGTGGTCGCAGCGCTGGTTCTGAACATGTTCAGCACCTTTATCGTTCTGTCGCTGATCAACCCATACCGCGTGGATGCCAGCGAAGAAAATATTCAGATGTCGAACCTGCATGAAGGCCAAAGTTTCTTCGAAATGCTGGGCGAGTACATTCTGGCAGGTTTTAAAGTAGCGATTATCGTCGCGGCGATGCTGATCGGCTTCATCGCGCTGATCGCGGCGCTGAACGCGCTGTTCGCAACGGTTACCGGTTGGTTCGGCTACAGCATCTCCTTCCAGGGCATTCTGGGTTACATCTTCTATCCGGTAGCGTGGGTGATGGGCGTACCGTCCAGTGAAGCGCTACAGGTAGGAAGTATCATGGCGACCAAACTGGTTTCCAACGAATTCGTGGCGATGATGGATCTGCAGAAAATCGCCTCTACCCTCTCTCCGCGCGCTGAAGGCATTATCTCCGTCTTCCTGGTGTCCTTCGCGAACTTCTCTTCCATCGGTATTATCGCGGGCGCGATTAAAGGCCTGAACGAAGAGCAAGGCAACGTGGTTTCCCGTTTTGGTCTGAAACTGGTTTACGGTTCTACGCTGGTGAGCGTACTGTCCGCCTCTATCGCGGCACTGGTCCTGTAA
- the mntH gene encoding manganese transport protein MntH: MTDNRVENSSGRAARKLRLALMGPAFIAAIGYIDPGNFATNIQAGASFGYQLLWVVVWANLMAMLIQILSAKLGIATGKNLAEQIRDHYPRPVVWFYWVQAEIIAMATDLAEFIGAAIGFKLILGVSLLQGAVLTGIATFLILMLQRRGQKPLEKVIGGLLLFVAAAYIVELFFSQPDIAQLGKGMIVPALPNSEAVFLAAGVLGATIMPHVIYLHSSLTQHLHGGTRQQRYSATKWDVAIAMTIAGFVNLAMMATAAAAFHFSGHTGIADLDQAYLTLEPLLSHAAATVFGLSLVAAGLSSTVVGTLAGQVVMQGFVRFHIPLWVRRTITMLPSFIVILMGLDPTRILVMSQVLLSFGIALALVPLLIFTSNHTLMGELVNTRRVKQVGWIIVVLVVALNIWLLVGTVIGLS; encoded by the coding sequence ATGACTGATAATCGCGTAGAGAATAGCAGCGGACGGGCGGCGCGTAAGCTAAGGCTTGCATTAATGGGACCTGCGTTCATTGCCGCGATTGGTTATATCGATCCCGGTAACTTCGCGACCAATATTCAGGCCGGCGCCAGCTTTGGCTATCAGCTACTCTGGGTGGTGGTATGGGCGAACCTGATGGCAATGTTGATTCAAATCCTCTCGGCAAAGCTTGGGATCGCCACGGGCAAGAATCTGGCGGAGCAAATTCGTGACCATTATCCGCGCCCGGTGGTCTGGTTTTACTGGGTGCAGGCGGAAATCATCGCGATGGCCACCGATTTAGCTGAATTTATCGGCGCGGCAATTGGCTTTAAGCTGATTCTCGGCGTCTCTTTATTACAGGGCGCGGTATTGACCGGTATCGCGACGTTTCTGATTTTAATGTTACAGCGCCGCGGTCAAAAACCGCTTGAAAAAGTCATCGGCGGTTTACTGCTCTTTGTCGCCGCCGCTTACATTGTGGAGCTCTTTTTCTCTCAGCCTGATATAGCGCAGCTCGGCAAAGGTATGATTGTCCCGGCGCTACCGAACTCGGAAGCCGTATTCTTAGCTGCCGGCGTGCTTGGCGCGACGATTATGCCGCACGTGATTTATCTGCACTCGTCATTAACGCAGCATCTGCATGGCGGAACGCGGCAACAACGGTATTCAGCAACGAAATGGGATGTCGCCATTGCCATGACGATTGCCGGTTTTGTCAATCTGGCAATGATGGCGACCGCCGCGGCAGCGTTTCATTTTAGCGGCCACACCGGCATCGCCGATCTCGATCAGGCATACCTGACGCTGGAACCGTTGCTCAGCCATGCGGCGGCAACGGTGTTTGGTCTTAGTCTGGTAGCGGCAGGGCTTTCCTCCACCGTGGTAGGGACCCTGGCGGGGCAGGTGGTGATGCAAGGATTTGTCCGTTTTCACATTCCGCTGTGGGTACGGCGCACCATTACCATGCTGCCCTCATTTATTGTGATTTTGATGGGGCTGGACCCTACCCGAATACTGGTGATGAGCCAGGTGCTGCTGAGTTTTGGTATTGCGCTGGCGCTGGTGCCGCTCCTGATTTTCACCAGTAACCACACGCTGATGGGTGAGTTGGTGAATACGCGCCGGGTAAAACAGGTTGGCTGGATAATTGTCGTGC